One Thermococcus eurythermalis DNA segment encodes these proteins:
- a CDS encoding phosphoglycolate phosphatase, translated as MGRIKAISLDIDGTITYRDRTISIDALKAVRLAERLGVPVMLVTGNSVPFAEVAAVFIGTSGPVIAEDGGALSLKGEGTMRERVFLTDMDEEWILWSELKKRYPEAKLSYSMMERKAGLVVLRTVPVEAVREIIEELGLNLIAVDSGFAIHVKKPWINKGTGIEKACEYLGISPKEVAHVGDGENDLDAFRVVGYRVAVAQAPESLKEKADYVTQKPYGDGGAEAITHILKKFGYLGGGR; from the coding sequence ATGGGCAGGATTAAGGCGATATCGCTTGATATAGATGGCACAATAACTTACAGGGACAGAACAATCAGCATTGATGCCCTGAAGGCGGTAAGGCTCGCCGAGAGGCTTGGCGTCCCTGTCATGCTCGTCACAGGGAACTCTGTTCCTTTTGCCGAAGTTGCTGCGGTCTTCATCGGCACGAGCGGGCCGGTCATCGCTGAGGACGGCGGGGCGCTCTCACTGAAGGGTGAGGGGACGATGAGGGAGCGCGTTTTTCTCACGGACATGGACGAGGAGTGGATACTCTGGAGCGAGCTGAAGAAACGCTACCCCGAGGCAAAGCTGAGCTACTCGATGATGGAGAGGAAAGCGGGCCTCGTCGTTCTCCGGACGGTTCCCGTGGAGGCTGTCAGGGAAATCATCGAGGAGCTTGGGCTCAACCTCATCGCGGTTGATTCTGGCTTTGCAATCCACGTGAAAAAGCCCTGGATTAACAAGGGCACCGGCATAGAGAAGGCCTGCGAGTACCTCGGAATAAGCCCCAAGGAAGTCGCTCACGTCGGCGACGGCGAGAACGATTTGGACGCCTTCCGCGTCGTCGGCTACCGCGTTGCAGTTGCCCAAGCCCCGGAGAGCCTCAAGGAAAAAGCGGACTACGTGACCCAGAAGCCCTATGGTGACGGTGGGGCGGAGGCTATAACCCACATCCTGAAAAAGTTCGGCTATCTGGGGGGAGGGCGATGA
- a CDS encoding GNAT family N-acetyltransferase, which translates to MRIRWATLEDVRGIVEVHTADEKFSGGIYDRYIWGGPWTAIETLAIHLNNFLLDDQLVAVAELDGKLVGEVEVLFSEEPIGGKVRRIAHIDVIEVHPDYRGRGVGRALMEFVEDVAREQGAEMLTTQPDEDARGFYEKLGFDLELFKGRTVWIPAGDRVEDAKVRPLDFGWNEVKDLELVAGRFQSSYSMYFSAFKDNIAGIHYTVESGKVGDSFYALRNLPGRDGVSLLLWGMVEDLRAVLGRAKLLGFERVLTVLAEDLEVAGTKEVGKIEILGKKLT; encoded by the coding sequence ATGAGAATCCGCTGGGCGACCCTTGAGGACGTTCGCGGGATAGTTGAGGTTCACACTGCCGACGAGAAGTTCAGCGGCGGCATTTACGACCGCTATATCTGGGGCGGGCCGTGGACGGCAATCGAGACACTCGCAATTCACCTCAACAACTTCCTGCTCGACGACCAGCTCGTGGCCGTTGCGGAGCTTGACGGAAAACTCGTCGGCGAAGTCGAGGTTCTATTCTCGGAGGAGCCTATCGGGGGAAAAGTTAGAAGAATCGCCCACATTGACGTCATCGAAGTCCACCCTGATTACAGGGGCAGGGGAGTTGGAAGAGCGCTTATGGAGTTTGTCGAGGACGTGGCCAGGGAACAAGGGGCTGAGATGCTGACGACCCAGCCAGATGAAGATGCGAGGGGCTTCTACGAGAAGCTTGGCTTTGACCTTGAGCTCTTTAAGGGTAGGACGGTCTGGATTCCTGCGGGGGACAGGGTAGAGGATGCGAAGGTAAGACCTCTTGATTTCGGTTGGAATGAGGTTAAGGATCTCGAACTGGTCGCCGGCCGCTTCCAAAGCTCTTACAGCATGTACTTTTCGGCGTTTAAAGACAACATAGCTGGAATTCACTACACCGTTGAAAGCGGAAAAGTTGGCGACTCATTCTATGCCCTCAGGAACCTCCCAGGCAGAGATGGGGTCTCCCTTCTCCTCTGGGGAATGGTTGAGGACTTGAGGGCAGTTCTCGGTAGGGCAAAGCTCCTGGGCTTCGAGAGGGTACTGACGGTGCTCGCGGAGGATTTAGAAGTCGCAGGCACGAAAGAGGTTGGAAAAATAGAGATACTGGGGAAAAAGCTCACTTAA
- a CDS encoding M20 metallopeptidase family protein, whose product MGFDPVLEAKKIEKEIISWRRDFHMYPELKYKEERTSKIVEEHLREWGYRIKRVGTGIIADIGEGEKTIALRADMDALPIQEENDVPYKSRVPGKMHACGHDAHTAMLLGAGKIIPEHIDEFNGRVRLVFQPAEEGGNGALKMIEGGALEGVDAIFGFHVWMNLPSGVIGIRDGPFLAGAGIFSGKLIGKGGHGASPHETKDPVPALAELILAYQTIVSRNIKPLETGVVSVTSVHAGTAFNVIPETAEFKGTFRFFKPEIGELIKKRMDEIAKGTAIAHNLEYELKIDELTPPTINDSKMAGFARKVAEKYGLKYCEVPPTMGAEDFSFYLQMVPGAFLALGIRNEEKGIIYPHHHPKFDVDEDVLYLGTAMEVALALEFLK is encoded by the coding sequence ATGGGGTTTGACCCGGTTCTGGAAGCAAAGAAAATCGAGAAAGAAATAATCTCCTGGAGAAGGGACTTCCATATGTACCCCGAGCTTAAGTACAAAGAGGAGAGGACTTCGAAGATTGTTGAGGAACACCTCCGCGAATGGGGGTACAGGATAAAGCGCGTCGGGACTGGAATAATCGCCGACATCGGAGAAGGAGAAAAGACAATAGCCCTAAGGGCTGACATGGATGCCCTCCCCATCCAAGAGGAAAACGACGTCCCATACAAGTCCCGCGTTCCCGGGAAGATGCACGCCTGCGGTCACGACGCCCACACTGCCATGCTCCTCGGCGCGGGCAAGATAATCCCCGAGCACATTGATGAGTTCAACGGCAGGGTGAGGCTCGTCTTCCAGCCGGCAGAGGAAGGAGGCAACGGGGCACTGAAGATGATCGAAGGAGGAGCCTTGGAGGGTGTCGATGCAATCTTCGGCTTCCACGTCTGGATGAATCTCCCAAGCGGTGTGATCGGCATAAGAGACGGGCCATTCCTGGCGGGTGCCGGTATATTTAGCGGGAAGCTCATCGGAAAAGGAGGCCACGGGGCATCACCGCACGAGACAAAAGACCCAGTGCCGGCGCTCGCCGAGCTAATTCTGGCATACCAGACAATAGTCAGCAGAAACATCAAACCCCTCGAGACAGGCGTTGTGAGTGTTACGTCAGTCCACGCGGGGACGGCTTTTAACGTTATCCCGGAGACGGCCGAGTTCAAGGGCACCTTCAGGTTCTTCAAGCCGGAAATAGGCGAGCTGATAAAGAAGAGAATGGACGAGATTGCAAAGGGCACAGCAATCGCCCACAACCTTGAGTACGAACTTAAGATTGACGAGCTGACGCCACCAACAATCAACGACTCCAAAATGGCAGGGTTTGCGAGGAAGGTCGCGGAGAAGTACGGCCTGAAATACTGCGAGGTTCCGCCCACGATGGGAGCAGAGGACTTCTCATTCTACCTCCAGATGGTTCCGGGCGCGTTTCTGGCCCTGGGAATAAGGAACGAGGAGAAGGGAATAATCTACCCCCACCACCATCCAAAGTTCGACGTCGACGAGGATGTCCTTTACCTTGGGACTGCGATGGAGGTCGCCCTTGCCCTCGAGTTCCTTAAGTGA
- a CDS encoding 50S ribosomal protein L37ae — protein sequence MGRTTKVGSAGRFGPRYGLKIRRRVAAVEARMKQKHVCPVCGRKAVRRISTGIWQCQKCGATFAGGAYLPTTPAGKVVKRVVASKA from the coding sequence ATGGGAAGGACTACCAAGGTTGGTTCCGCTGGAAGGTTCGGTCCAAGGTACGGTCTCAAGATAAGGAGAAGGGTTGCGGCCGTTGAGGCCAGGATGAAGCAGAAGCACGTCTGCCCGGTCTGCGGAAGGAAGGCCGTCAGGAGGATTAGCACCGGTATCTGGCAGTGTCAGAAGTGCGGCGCAACCTTTGCCGGCGGTGCTTACCTCCCGACCACTCCGGCCGGAAAGGTCGTGAAGCGCGTCGTCGCTTCCAAGGCCTGA
- a CDS encoding DNA-directed RNA polymerase subunit P, giving the protein MVVAVYRCAKCGKEVELDLATTREVRCPYCGSKILYKPRPRIARRVKAI; this is encoded by the coding sequence ATGGTCGTTGCTGTTTACCGCTGTGCAAAGTGCGGTAAAGAGGTCGAGCTCGACCTCGCCACCACAAGAGAGGTTCGCTGCCCCTACTGCGGCAGCAAGATACTCTACAAGCCCCGCCCCAGGATTGCGAGAAGGGTTAAGGCCATCTGA
- a CDS encoding ribosomal biogenesis protein, whose product MMLITTSHRPTRRTRSFGHDLERVFPNSLYLTRGKKTIQDLLMEAYDRDYERLLIINVWKGNPLKMTFIKVDPDDWGYLGYLYLHGIKLQREIGFRNLRPIREEMPFVVTTAKRVGIDHTAFAQVFAELTGGKFVPRGNKSLQTIADKNNTDVIGVIENYPRGMAVNFYRFDVTKERPVGPLILVKIWIMEDGRRWDYKEALLKKPAKQQKDEKDE is encoded by the coding sequence ATGATGCTGATAACGACTTCCCACAGGCCGACAAGGAGAACGAGGAGCTTCGGTCACGACCTTGAGAGGGTGTTCCCCAACTCCCTCTACCTGACCAGAGGAAAGAAGACTATCCAGGACCTTCTCATGGAGGCCTACGACAGGGACTACGAGCGGCTTCTCATCATCAACGTCTGGAAGGGCAACCCGCTCAAGATGACCTTCATCAAGGTTGACCCAGATGATTGGGGCTACCTCGGCTACCTCTACCTCCACGGCATAAAACTCCAGCGCGAGATAGGCTTCAGGAACCTCAGGCCAATCCGAGAGGAGATGCCCTTTGTCGTCACTACTGCCAAGCGCGTCGGCATAGACCACACGGCCTTTGCCCAGGTCTTTGCGGAGCTGACAGGCGGAAAGTTCGTGCCGAGGGGCAACAAGAGCCTCCAGACGATAGCCGACAAGAACAACACCGACGTTATCGGAGTAATCGAGAACTACCCAAGGGGGATGGCTGTAAACTTCTACCGCTTCGACGTCACGAAGGAGAGGCCAGTCGGCCCGCTGATCCTCGTGAAAATCTGGATTATGGAAGACGGGCGGAGATGGGACTACAAGGAAGCCCTCTTAAAGAAACCGGCCAAGCAGCAAAAAGACGAGAAAGACGAGTGA
- a CDS encoding Na+/H+ antiporter subunit E, producing MSRIHFYLRSRLEEVRKRVLYESYEAKKLPAWERVGITWLALFAFWVVVSGKFSPPHLATGAVVTFIVALITRDFLTDDIRQTGHLLSKALYIFLFLISQYLFIMAFRLLESNLRVVRNVILMDINPGIVKVKTDLHSNTGLTVLANSITLTPGTLTLDVDKKLGEAYLYVHWINVETLDQEKIGMKIKGELEEWLKKIFW from the coding sequence ATGAGCCGCATCCACTTCTATCTTCGAAGCCGCCTTGAGGAAGTTCGAAAGAGGGTTCTCTATGAGAGCTACGAGGCAAAGAAGCTCCCCGCCTGGGAGAGGGTGGGCATCACCTGGCTGGCGCTCTTCGCCTTCTGGGTGGTTGTGAGCGGAAAGTTCTCGCCTCCCCATCTCGCTACTGGAGCGGTGGTTACTTTCATCGTGGCCCTCATTACGAGGGACTTCCTGACCGACGACATAAGGCAGACAGGCCATCTGCTGTCCAAGGCGCTTTACATATTCCTTTTCCTGATTTCCCAGTACCTCTTCATCATGGCGTTCCGCCTCCTCGAGAGCAACCTCCGCGTTGTGAGAAACGTCATCCTGATGGACATAAACCCTGGGATAGTGAAGGTAAAGACTGACCTCCACTCGAACACAGGGCTCACCGTCCTGGCGAACTCAATAACCCTCACCCCTGGGACGCTCACCCTCGACGTTGACAAGAAGCTCGGAGAAGCATATCTCTACGTGCACTGGATTAATGTTGAAACTCTTGACCAAGAGAAGATTGGAATGAAGATTAAGGGGGAGCTGGAGGAATGGCTGAAGAAAATCTTCTGGTGA
- a CDS encoding monovalent cation/H+ antiporter complex subunit F, with product MAEENLLVILPYAIAFLIFTATLVSYRVLFGPTLADRAVALNTATTKAAVIIAMLALLYDAPYLLDISIVLLMVNAVGGLIIAKYMEVRS from the coding sequence ATGGCTGAAGAAAATCTTCTGGTGATTCTGCCCTATGCAATCGCCTTCCTGATATTCACGGCAACGCTGGTCAGCTATCGCGTCCTGTTCGGTCCAACCCTTGCAGACAGGGCTGTGGCGCTGAACACCGCCACGACGAAGGCCGCCGTCATAATAGCGATGCTCGCGCTCCTCTACGACGCCCCTTACCTCCTCGACATAAGCATCGTGCTCCTCATGGTCAACGCGGTGGGAGGCCTCATCATAGCCAAGTACATGGAGGTGAGGTCGTGA
- the mnhG gene encoding monovalent cation/H(+) antiporter subunit G has translation MIEALFLLFGLFIMFFGTLGLLRFPDVYTRLHATAKCDTGGAISILTALAMASDFPLVVKLKFFVMALTIAMINPMVSHAIARAAYKSGIKPKATVDMYAWDNP, from the coding sequence GTGATAGAAGCCCTCTTCCTCCTCTTTGGGCTCTTCATAATGTTCTTCGGGACGCTCGGCCTCCTCAGGTTTCCCGACGTCTACACGAGGCTCCACGCCACGGCCAAATGCGACACCGGGGGTGCGATAAGCATACTCACAGCGCTCGCCATGGCCTCAGATTTCCCCCTCGTCGTGAAGCTCAAGTTCTTTGTGATGGCCCTCACGATAGCGATGATAAACCCCATGGTCAGCCACGCGATAGCGAGGGCGGCCTACAAGAGCGGGATAAAACCCAAAGCGACGGTGGATATGTATGCCTGGGATAATCCATGA
- a CDS encoding hydrogenase subunit MbhD domain-containing protein, whose amino-acid sequence MPGIIHEVLLLAIILLAISVVEAERLISAVLRYGLLGLVFTVVLIQLRAPDVALSAVVVGAIVTGLFLYTIREVGE is encoded by the coding sequence ATGCCTGGGATAATCCATGAAGTGCTCCTCCTGGCGATAATACTCCTCGCCATTTCAGTGGTGGAAGCTGAGAGGCTCATCTCGGCCGTCCTCCGCTACGGCCTGCTCGGGTTAGTCTTCACGGTGGTGCTCATCCAGCTCAGGGCCCCCGATGTTGCGCTCTCGGCGGTCGTCGTCGGGGCGATAGTGACGGGCCTTTTCCTCTACACTATAAGGGAGGTGGGGGAGTGA
- the mbhE gene encoding hydrogen gas-evolving membrane-bound hydrogenase subunit E translates to MKRLFALLLSGGLLVELLSLDYTKAVGSYAYYVAHWKEVGIPNLVTAILADWRAYDSLGEATLLFAAVTGFYLLLGRRKI, encoded by the coding sequence GTGAAGCGCCTCTTTGCCCTGCTCCTCAGCGGGGGTCTCCTGGTCGAGCTCCTGAGCCTCGACTACACCAAGGCCGTGGGGAGCTACGCCTACTACGTGGCCCACTGGAAGGAAGTGGGGATTCCCAACCTGGTTACGGCAATCCTCGCCGACTGGAGGGCCTACGACAGCCTCGGCGAGGCGACGCTCCTCTTCGCGGCAGTGACCGGGTTCTACCTGCTCCTAGGGAGGCGGAAGATATGA
- a CDS encoding Na(+)/H(+) antiporter subunit B — translation MKMSLVVRTTTKLIAPFLVTYGACLTIYGYESPGGGFQAGVLFAVSVILLMTAYGYRRTKKHFPLRTVQLVESASALWLVGVALAGLAFGAFFLNFLRPYIPGGTVMTFNIGVALKVSTSFILVFYVLSRWVDRD, via the coding sequence ATGAAGATGAGCCTCGTGGTCAGAACCACTACAAAGCTCATCGCCCCGTTCCTCGTCACTTATGGGGCCTGCCTGACGATATACGGCTACGAGAGCCCTGGCGGCGGCTTTCAGGCGGGTGTCCTCTTCGCCGTCAGCGTCATACTTCTCATGACCGCCTATGGATACCGGAGAACGAAGAAGCACTTCCCGCTCAGAACTGTCCAGCTCGTGGAGTCCGCTTCCGCCCTCTGGTTGGTGGGGGTTGCCCTGGCAGGGCTGGCCTTTGGGGCGTTCTTCCTGAACTTCCTCCGCCCATATATCCCAGGGGGCACTGTAATGACGTTCAACATAGGCGTCGCCCTGAAGGTGAGCACGTCCTTTATCCTCGTGTTCTACGTCCTGTCGAGGTGGGTTGACCGTGATTAA
- a CDS encoding cation:proton antiporter subunit C, whose amino-acid sequence MINAETAGIIVMLIGLYGLISKEKPLKQVLSINVLSIGLVLFFVGAGYVEGGDFPIMPSDPVDPLPATLMLTTLVVDVAITALALAMILRNGGEWA is encoded by the coding sequence GTGATTAACGCCGAAACCGCTGGAATAATCGTGATGCTCATAGGCCTCTACGGGCTGATTTCAAAGGAAAAGCCTCTCAAGCAGGTGCTCTCAATCAACGTGCTCTCTATCGGGTTAGTGCTCTTCTTCGTCGGGGCCGGCTACGTCGAGGGTGGAGATTTCCCAATAATGCCCTCGGATCCCGTTGACCCCCTCCCGGCCACGCTGATGCTGACGACGCTCGTCGTCGACGTCGCGATAACCGCCTTAGCTCTGGCGATGATACTGCGCAACGGGGGTGAATGGGCTTGA
- a CDS encoding proton-conducting transporter transmembrane domain-containing protein: protein MGLIVLLAALPLFFAFLTALTVPLRLEKLAKYPFLAGAVAPWAVFLFERAGNEVVGGWPRIGGIEVSLNPHNTPIVLAELVLFTAVAIYSLDYFKEVKAFVLLLLLHAGLLGAFISRDLFNFYIFMEIASVSSFALVGSSGEKKAVRAAYKYLMLSLLASYFFVFSIGVIYLKTGYLNLELISESVMSSKEINVAIAIAFASLLLKAGIFPLHVWLPDAHSLAPTPVSALLSGAVVKAPVYGMILIFSALPVSEGLSETAMVLAVASVFFGVAMALLQKDAKRLLAYHTVSQMGYVLLGIASMNFVGAAYYAMAHSLFKGGLFLSVGSLGKKSRKLGEFGYKNAPLMALSVLMLSLAIGGVSPFIGSYAKGLISSGLAGAWKWAVLAGSVGTLVSFTKLNYYLAKGEAPALPLSWKFASFALALVTLVSGLVLGVVPKVKDIYPLPVALTIFLLLKAAGVFNLVLEKEDVKPSEVNTGAMLFALFLLLLLYLAEL, encoded by the coding sequence ATGGGCTTGATAGTCCTCCTCGCCGCGTTACCCCTCTTCTTCGCGTTCCTCACTGCCCTCACTGTCCCGCTGAGGCTTGAAAAACTGGCGAAGTATCCATTTCTCGCAGGGGCTGTAGCTCCATGGGCGGTTTTCCTCTTTGAGAGGGCAGGAAATGAAGTGGTCGGGGGCTGGCCCCGGATCGGGGGCATAGAGGTCTCGCTCAATCCCCACAACACCCCCATAGTCCTCGCCGAGCTCGTCCTTTTCACCGCGGTTGCCATTTACTCGTTGGACTATTTTAAGGAAGTGAAGGCCTTCGTCCTGCTCCTACTCCTCCACGCCGGCCTCCTCGGGGCCTTCATAAGCAGAGACCTCTTTAACTTCTACATCTTCATGGAAATCGCCTCTGTTTCCTCATTTGCCCTCGTCGGCTCGTCCGGCGAGAAGAAAGCAGTCAGGGCGGCTTACAAGTACCTGATGCTCTCCCTGCTTGCCTCCTACTTCTTTGTCTTCTCGATTGGGGTAATCTACCTCAAGACGGGCTATCTAAACCTTGAGCTCATCTCGGAGAGCGTGATGTCCTCGAAAGAGATAAACGTCGCCATCGCGATAGCCTTCGCCTCCCTCCTCCTGAAAGCGGGTATCTTTCCCCTCCACGTCTGGCTGCCGGACGCCCACTCCCTCGCGCCAACCCCTGTGAGTGCCCTCTTGAGCGGTGCCGTCGTCAAAGCGCCGGTCTACGGGATGATACTCATATTCTCGGCCCTTCCCGTCAGCGAGGGCCTTAGTGAAACGGCCATGGTTCTGGCAGTTGCCTCCGTATTTTTCGGCGTCGCCATGGCGCTCCTCCAGAAGGACGCTAAGAGGCTGCTCGCATACCACACGGTCTCCCAGATGGGTTACGTCCTCCTCGGGATAGCGAGCATGAACTTTGTGGGGGCGGCCTACTATGCCATGGCCCACTCCCTCTTTAAGGGCGGTCTCTTCCTGAGCGTCGGGAGCCTTGGAAAGAAGTCGAGGAAGCTGGGCGAATTTGGGTATAAAAACGCCCCTCTCATGGCGCTCTCCGTGCTGATGCTCAGCCTGGCAATAGGAGGGGTTTCGCCCTTCATAGGCTCATACGCCAAGGGGCTTATCTCCTCCGGCCTCGCAGGGGCATGGAAGTGGGCAGTCCTGGCCGGAAGCGTTGGGACTCTGGTCTCGTTTACGAAGCTCAACTACTACCTGGCGAAAGGGGAGGCCCCCGCCCTTCCGCTCTCGTGGAAGTTTGCCTCGTTTGCCCTGGCACTGGTCACTCTAGTTAGTGGCCTCGTCTTGGGTGTTGTTCCCAAGGTGAAGGACATCTATCCGCTCCCGGTGGCTCTTACAATCTTCCTGCTCCTCAAAGCGGCGGGCGTCTTTAACTTGGTGCTGGAAAAAGAGGACGTGAAGCCCAGCGAGGTCAACACAGGGGCAATGCTATTCGCGCTCTTTTTGCTCCTGCTACTCTATCTCGCGGAGCTTTAG
- a CDS encoding ACT domain-containing protein, which produces MRHYELIKIKEDGKLELPLELAYELGLVKGAYFLVEVDTDLKEAHLERVALPGKKLVEVELVVEDRPGVLSKVSGLLGKHGINILFSEGEELVELGLSAIVTIVDVSGSRISLEELEKGLMKVEEVKELKLREIE; this is translated from the coding sequence ATGAGACACTACGAGTTAATCAAAATTAAAGAAGACGGAAAGCTGGAGCTTCCCCTTGAACTTGCGTATGAACTCGGGCTCGTTAAGGGGGCGTATTTTCTCGTAGAAGTGGACACCGACCTTAAGGAGGCCCACCTTGAGCGCGTTGCTCTCCCCGGGAAGAAGCTCGTAGAGGTTGAACTCGTAGTTGAGGACAGGCCAGGAGTTCTCTCCAAGGTCAGCGGGCTCTTGGGAAAACACGGGATAAACATACTATTCAGCGAGGGCGAAGAGTTAGTCGAGCTCGGGCTCTCCGCCATAGTCACCATAGTTGACGTCAGCGGGAGCAGGATATCGCTCGAAGAGCTTGAAAAGGGGCTTATGAAGGTTGAAGAAGTCAAAGAGCTAAAGCTCCGCGAGATAGAGTAG